The proteins below come from a single Mya arenaria isolate MELC-2E11 chromosome 8, ASM2691426v1 genomic window:
- the LOC128243635 gene encoding uncharacterized protein LOC128243635 isoform X1, with translation MGAGLSIVLYHHTDLKSALGIALTKKINMSTDPKHARFGPGVYLTTMSPRESVTKILINNFDDDTSKTEIQKLIRKKGNKTEVCIQIVISGDLPMDKVERCDTKRDIYLYKGDLSFDDVDSVGFYIRD, from the exons ATGGGAGCGGGTCTCAGCATAG TTCTGTATCATCACACCGACCTGAAGTCGGCGTTGGGCATAGCACTTACTAAAAAGATCAACATGTCTACAGATCCAAAACACGCGAGGTTTGGACCGGGTGTCTACCTGACTACAATGAGCCCCAGAGAGTCCGTCACAAAG ATTCTTATCAACAACTTTGACGACGATACGTCAAAGACAGAGATACAGAAACTTATCCggaaaaaaggaaataaaacgGAAGTTTGCATCCAGATAGTGATTTCTGGCGACCTGCCTATGGATAAGGTGGAGAGGTGTGATACTAAGCGTGATATCTACTTGTATAAGGGAGACTTGAGCTTCGATGACGTGGACAGTGTCGGTTTCTACATTCGTGACTAA
- the LOC128243635 gene encoding uncharacterized protein LOC128243635 isoform X2, protein MGAGLSIDPKHARFGPGVYLTTMSPRESVTKILINNFDDDTSKTEIQKLIRKKGNKTEVCIQIVISGDLPMDKVERCDTKRDIYLYKGDLSFDDVDSVGFYIRD, encoded by the exons ATGGGAGCGGGTCTCAGCATAG ATCCAAAACACGCGAGGTTTGGACCGGGTGTCTACCTGACTACAATGAGCCCCAGAGAGTCCGTCACAAAG ATTCTTATCAACAACTTTGACGACGATACGTCAAAGACAGAGATACAGAAACTTATCCggaaaaaaggaaataaaacgGAAGTTTGCATCCAGATAGTGATTTCTGGCGACCTGCCTATGGATAAGGTGGAGAGGTGTGATACTAAGCGTGATATCTACTTGTATAAGGGAGACTTGAGCTTCGATGACGTGGACAGTGTCGGTTTCTACATTCGTGACTAA
- the LOC128243626 gene encoding P2X purinoceptor 7-like isoform X2, with protein sequence MDRSSGSSSPVPSSESSTQSRSRKRHLEEPCAGPSKKRKKPQAPVPKGKGTSRGKGKGKGKAPAASARRRKNDDEEFEEEQVLLKKQQETMRAEVGRLTKRQMADILCQAINFDPRLMMQPAARQPGGYHPQPGDAVPNWCICGRCREMPTQSERRCCGKAKCLSLYPDFDLLILHERVLALARIFRRDLLVFEDDVDLMRANRHQAYRQFTLWSYGRLGAGDRRVIPSCCVWRIRDKFPDPFGQYKGYIRSRLG encoded by the exons ATGGACAGATCGTCAGGATCGTcg TCCCCAGTTCCTTCAAGTGAATCATCTACACAAAGCCGTTCACGAAAGAGGCATCTTGAAGAGCCCTGCGCGGGACCATCTAAGAAAAGGAAAA AGCCCCAAGCCCCAGTGCCAAAAGGAAAAGGTACCAGCCGAGGGAAGGGGAAAGGAAAGGGGAAAGCCCCTGCTGCCTCGGCCAGGCGAAGAAAGAATGATGATGAAGAGTTTGAGGAAGAGCAGGTTCTTTTGAAAAAACAGCAGGAAACCATGAGG GCTGAGGTTGGTCGACTGACCAAGCGGCAAATGGCAGATATTCTCTGCCAAGCCATCAATTTTGACCCCCGCCTCATGATGCAGCCAGCCGCCCGCCAGCCAGGAGGATACCACCCTCAACCAGGTGATGCTGTTCCAAATTGGTGCATTTGCGGGAGGTGTCGAGAAATGCCCACACAATCTGAAAGGCGGTGCTGCGGAAAGGCCAAGTGCCTTTCTCTTTACCCA GACTTTGACCTTCTTATCCTACATGAGAGAGTCCTTGCCCTGGCTCGCATCTTCCGGAGGGACCTGCTTGTGTTTGAAGATGACGTTGACCTTATGAGGGCAAACAGACACCAGGCTTACCGCCAATTCACACTTTGGAGTTATGGAAGGCTTGGGGCTGGGGACAGGAGGGTGATTCCTTCATGCTGTGTCTGGCGAATCAGGGACAAGTTTCCTGATCCGTTTGGCCAGTACAAGGGATATATTCGCAGTCGCCTCGGCTAG